A section of the Polyangium spumosum genome encodes:
- a CDS encoding heavy-metal-associated domain-containing protein has protein sequence MKETLLQVDGMSCPSCIRHINDALRGIDGVEEVDVKLGEGTVVVKHDPSSAPMSALVAALRDAGYEARPNAA, from the coding sequence ATGAAAGAAACCTTGCTCCAGGTCGACGGGATGAGCTGCCCGTCCTGCATCCGCCACATCAACGACGCGCTCCGCGGGATCGACGGCGTCGAGGAGGTCGACGTGAAGCTCGGCGAGGGCACGGTCGTCGTGAAGCACGATCCGTCGAGCGCGCCGATGAGCGCCCTCGTCGCGGCGCTGCGCGACGCCGGTTACGAGGCGCGCCCGAACGCCGCCTGA